From the genome of Kaistella daneshvariae, one region includes:
- a CDS encoding BatD family protein: MHKKIPHILFLFFAVLGYGQVKLAISEVKDLKVNQRFKLTVLLEISGENMEQETPLQAPDLSKFDIIGSASERNIIELDRQRGTIIDQLVYQWVLAPKQAGKVKIGSVLVTVNGKIYKTEPFDVTVKDGERSQAVADNNDTDDLYLNLEVQNKEVYKNQPVTAVLRAYSRNFNNFRKVGKIHPSAQKNVNIKPVSFAKSEIESRDGVASQVIGVFMIFPKEAGPVEIKPISASFSPKSEPVTISSNPVKIKVKKLPAGMPATYKNAVGSFAVELSRKNGDQLLEVDKPVNVVLKVSGKGNIESLVLPKLEQSPDYIFYEPKITVQSSPKEKGLTGFISSEYIIVPKKTGLIQIKFEDFSFFDPAHQSYTDLGVQQLELDVKTPQQIAEAKSTLEKVNDYTNNVLETVNTPVLQTKHLKVKEKENINWKIVAGNLALLSTFAMLFFLVTRKSEKKKLKKTPVLAPISSIAETEELIRKKMVNHLEENIEYLKILKDRKDYSTFFSTYDELLREAMALYNVADDKAFRNQLEIVKGPYFAEKYRTLSERIQMEKYAPIHSDEEIQQLFESIKTIFSNINK, encoded by the coding sequence ATGCATAAAAAAATCCCCCACATATTATTTCTTTTTTTCGCGGTACTTGGCTATGGTCAGGTAAAATTGGCGATTTCGGAAGTGAAAGATCTAAAAGTAAATCAGCGTTTTAAGCTGACCGTGCTTTTAGAAATAAGTGGTGAAAATATGGAGCAGGAAACGCCCCTTCAGGCGCCCGATCTTTCGAAGTTCGATATTATTGGCAGCGCTTCGGAACGTAATATTATCGAATTGGACCGCCAGCGAGGAACCATCATCGACCAACTTGTTTATCAGTGGGTGTTGGCTCCTAAACAGGCGGGAAAAGTGAAAATTGGCTCTGTCCTGGTAACGGTGAATGGAAAAATTTATAAAACGGAACCTTTCGATGTGACGGTGAAAGATGGTGAACGCAGCCAAGCTGTGGCGGACAATAACGACACCGACGATCTCTATCTTAACCTGGAGGTTCAGAATAAGGAAGTGTATAAAAATCAGCCGGTAACCGCGGTTTTACGTGCATACAGCCGTAACTTTAATAACTTCCGTAAGGTTGGCAAAATCCATCCGAGCGCGCAAAAGAACGTAAACATCAAACCGGTTTCCTTTGCCAAATCGGAGATTGAATCACGTGACGGTGTGGCTTCGCAGGTAATTGGCGTATTTATGATTTTCCCAAAAGAAGCAGGACCGGTAGAAATTAAGCCTATTTCAGCTTCTTTTTCGCCAAAATCTGAACCTGTGACTATTTCTTCAAATCCGGTGAAAATTAAGGTGAAAAAACTTCCCGCCGGCATGCCCGCCACGTACAAAAACGCGGTCGGTAGTTTCGCCGTAGAACTCAGCAGAAAAAACGGCGACCAACTTTTGGAAGTTGATAAACCGGTGAATGTGGTTTTGAAAGTTTCCGGAAAAGGAAATATCGAATCTTTGGTTTTGCCGAAACTGGAACAGTCGCCCGATTACATTTTCTACGAACCGAAGATAACCGTGCAGTCCTCGCCGAAGGAAAAAGGTCTCACCGGTTTTATAAGTTCCGAGTATATAATTGTTCCGAAAAAAACAGGCTTAATCCAAATAAAATTCGAGGATTTTTCATTTTTTGACCCTGCACATCAAAGCTACACCGATTTAGGTGTGCAACAGCTCGAACTTGATGTTAAGACACCCCAGCAAATTGCTGAAGCAAAATCTACTTTGGAAAAAGTAAACGATTACACCAATAATGTGCTGGAAACGGTAAATACACCGGTGTTACAAACCAAACATTTAAAGGTTAAAGAAAAAGAAAATATCAACTGGAAAATCGTGGCCGGAAACCTTGCGTTACTGAGCACTTTCGCAATGCTTTTCTTCCTGGTCACCCGAAAAAGCGAAAAGAAAAAACTGAAAAAAACACCTGTTTTAGCGCCAATTTCTTCAATAGCCGAAACAGAAGAGCTGATTCGCAAAAAAATGGTCAATCACCTGGAAGAAAATATCGAATATTTAAAAATTCTGAAAGATCGCAAAGATTATTCAACCTTCTTTTCAACCTACGACGAGTTATTGCGTGAAGCAATGGCGCTGTACAATGTGGCCGACGATAAAGCTTTCAGAAACCAACTCGAGATTGTGAAAGGTCCATATTTTGCGGAAAAATACCGCACACTATCAGAAAGAATTCAGATGGAAAAATATGCGCCCATCCATTCTGATGAAGAAATTCAGCAGCTGTTTGAGTCCATCAAAACAATATTTTCGAACATTAACAAATAA
- a CDS encoding MarC family protein, translated as MFEFFSVKETLTATMILFAVIDIVGSVPIIVGLKKKFGKIEAERATIVAGILMIAFLFIGNKILKLIGVDVNSFAIAGAFVIFIIAVEMILGIEIQKNAESKSASIVPIAFPLIAGAGTLTTTLSLRAEYHDINIIAGIILNTIFVYLVLKSANWLENKLGDGTLQVLQKVFGIILLAISIKLFTANFAQLFATYVKF; from the coding sequence ATGTTTGAATTTTTCTCTGTAAAAGAAACACTCACCGCCACCATGATTCTTTTCGCAGTCATCGATATTGTGGGTTCCGTACCCATTATTGTTGGATTGAAAAAGAAATTCGGTAAAATTGAAGCGGAGCGCGCGACCATCGTAGCAGGAATCTTAATGATTGCGTTTCTTTTTATCGGGAATAAAATCTTAAAGCTAATCGGAGTTGACGTAAATTCTTTTGCGATTGCGGGTGCTTTCGTTATTTTCATTATCGCGGTGGAAATGATCTTAGGCATTGAAATTCAGAAGAATGCAGAGTCGAAATCAGCATCCATCGTCCCCATTGCCTTTCCGCTGATTGCCGGCGCAGGAACGTTAACAACAACGCTTTCACTTCGTGCAGAATATCACGATATCAACATTATTGCGGGCATCATTCTCAACACAATTTTCGTATATTTGGTGCTGAAATCAGCAAACTGGCTCGAAAACAAATTGGGCGACGGCACTTTGCAGGTTTTACAAAAGGTTTTTGGGATTATTTTGCTGGCAATTTCTATCAAGTTATTTACCGCAAATTTCGCCCAGCTTTTTGCAACGTACGTTAAATTTTAA
- a CDS encoding diphosphomevalonate/mevalonate 3,5-bisphosphate decarboxylase family protein: MSEFTGNKSFKISNQKVTESCPSNIALIKYWGKYENQIPANPSISYSLKMCKTNTQMEFFADEKFSVETYLSGAAEKKFAEKIEKYFKNIEEYLPWILKGKYIIRTENTFPHSSGIASSASGFGAIAKCLMRLDDTFCGCNDPKFSHKKASFLARLGSGSACRSLYNGLVVWGETQEVEGSSDLFAVPYPSDEIHEIFRSFNDWVLLIHEGEKSVSSSVGHSLMNTNPYAERRFQEAHENFAKLKNILKSGDINSFITLVEHEALTLHAMMMMSEPAFILMKTGTLEVINKIWNFRKKTGLPLFFTLDAGANVHLLFPADEKEDLIQEFIIKELMQHTQNNGVVKDVMKF; encoded by the coding sequence ATGAGTGAATTTACCGGGAATAAATCGTTTAAAATCAGCAATCAAAAAGTCACTGAAAGTTGTCCGTCCAATATTGCTTTGATTAAATATTGGGGAAAATACGAAAACCAAATTCCCGCAAACCCGAGCATTTCTTACAGCTTAAAAATGTGTAAAACGAATACGCAAATGGAGTTTTTTGCTGATGAAAAATTCTCGGTTGAAACCTATTTGTCCGGAGCTGCAGAAAAGAAATTCGCTGAAAAAATCGAGAAATATTTTAAAAATATTGAAGAATATCTTCCCTGGATTTTGAAAGGGAAATATATCATCAGAACGGAAAACACGTTTCCGCACAGTTCGGGAATTGCCAGTTCTGCCTCTGGTTTTGGCGCCATTGCGAAATGTCTGATGCGATTGGATGACACTTTTTGCGGCTGCAACGATCCGAAATTTTCCCATAAAAAGGCCAGTTTTTTAGCACGACTTGGCAGCGGCAGCGCTTGCAGAAGTTTGTACAACGGTTTGGTGGTTTGGGGCGAAACTCAAGAAGTTGAAGGCAGTTCTGATCTTTTTGCGGTGCCTTATCCGAGTGACGAAATTCACGAAATTTTCCGAAGTTTTAATGACTGGGTTTTGCTTATTCACGAAGGTGAAAAATCGGTGAGTTCTAGTGTGGGTCACAGTTTGATGAATACCAATCCTTATGCTGAAAGACGTTTTCAGGAAGCGCACGAAAATTTTGCAAAACTGAAAAATATCCTCAAATCGGGGGATATAAACAGTTTCATCACTTTGGTGGAACATGAAGCGCTCACCCTTCACGCGATGATGATGATGAGTGAGCCCGCATTTATTTTAATGAAAACCGGAACTTTGGAAGTCATCAACAAAATCTGGAATTTCCGTAAAAAAACCGGTTTACCATTGTTTTTCACGCTTGACGCCGGTGCAAACGTCCATTTGCTCTTTCCAGCGGACGAAAAAGAAGATTTGATTCAGGAATTTATCATCAAGGAACTTATGCAACACACGCAAAATAACGGTGTTGTAAAAGATGTGATGAAATTTTAG